The following are encoded together in the Oreochromis niloticus isolate F11D_XX linkage group LG12, O_niloticus_UMD_NMBU, whole genome shotgun sequence genome:
- the pgam5 gene encoding serine/threonine-protein phosphatase PGAM5, mitochondrial isoform X1 — MSYRKTLKLICGFAGGSAVLVFAAAAADSRGYFGEQGGERVSRWSRFAVLQAAQPAWTPASHTPTPTGHAWDFNWDKRDPSALINGKKKESATEDPSSEQNNSKPKATRNILLIRHSQYNLSGNSDKEKILTPLGREQAELTGQRLAALGLKYDVLIHSSMTRATETANIISKYLPGVELVRCDLLREGAPIEPVPPVTHWKPDAVQYHEDGARIEAAFRRYIHRADPKQKEDSYEIIVCHANVIRYFVCRALQFPPEGWLRMGLNNGSITWLTIRPSGRVALRTLGDAGFMPADKLTRT; from the exons ATGTCATACAGGAAAACTTTGAAACTTATTTGCGGCTTCGCTGGAGGCTCAGCCGTCTTGGTTTTCGCCGCCGCAGCTGCCGACTCCCGCGGGTACTTTGGAGAGCAGGGCGGAGAGAGGGTCAGTCGGTGGTCGAGATTCGCCGTCCTTCAAGCTGCCCAGCCGGCGTGGACCCCTGCCAGCCACACGCCAACCCCGACCGGACACGCCTGGGACTTCAACTGGGACAA GAGAGATCCATCTGCTCTGATCAACGGGAAAAAGAAGGAGAGTGCGACCGAAGACCCCAGCTCTGAGCAGAACAACAGCAAACCGAAAGCTACACGCAACATCCTCCTCATCAGACACTCCCAGTACAACTTGAGCGGGAATAGTGACAAGGAGAAGATCCTCACTCCTTTAG GCCGTGAACAGGCCGAGCTGACCGGCCAAAGGTTGGCTGCACTTGGATTGAAGTATGATGTGTTAATCCACTCCAGCATGACCAGGGCCACGGAGACAGCAAACATAATCAGTAAATACCTCCCAG GAGTGGAGTTGGTGAGATGTGACTTGCTGCGAGAAGGTGCGCCTATTGAACCGGTTCCACCCGTCACTCACTGGAAGCCTGACGCTGTG CAGTACCACGAAGATGGAGCTCGCATTGAGGCAGCCTTCCGCCGCTACATCCACCGGGCTGACCCCAAACAGAAGGAGGACAGCTATGAGATCATCGTGTGTCATGCCAATGTCATCCGTTATTTTGTCTGCAG GGCTCTTCAGTTTCCTCCAGAGGGCTGGTTACGCATGGGTTTGAATAATGGCAGCATCACATGGCTTACCATCCGCCCCAGCGGTAGGGTGGCCCTCAGGACTCTTGGAGATGCAGGATTTATGCCCGCGGACAAACTAACACGGACCTGA
- the pgam5 gene encoding serine/threonine-protein phosphatase PGAM5, mitochondrial isoform X2, producing the protein MSYRKTLKLICGFAGGSAVLVFAAAAADSRGYFGEQGGERVSRWSRFAVLQAAQPAWTPASHTPTPTGHAWDFNWDKRDPSALINGKKKESATEDPSSEQNNSKPKATRNILLIRHSQYNLSGNSDKEKILTPLGREQAELTGQRLAALGLKYDVLIHSSMTRATETANIISKYLPGVELVRCDLLREGAPIEPVPPVTHWKPDAVYHEDGARIEAAFRRYIHRADPKQKEDSYEIIVCHANVIRYFVCRALQFPPEGWLRMGLNNGSITWLTIRPSGRVALRTLGDAGFMPADKLTRT; encoded by the exons ATGTCATACAGGAAAACTTTGAAACTTATTTGCGGCTTCGCTGGAGGCTCAGCCGTCTTGGTTTTCGCCGCCGCAGCTGCCGACTCCCGCGGGTACTTTGGAGAGCAGGGCGGAGAGAGGGTCAGTCGGTGGTCGAGATTCGCCGTCCTTCAAGCTGCCCAGCCGGCGTGGACCCCTGCCAGCCACACGCCAACCCCGACCGGACACGCCTGGGACTTCAACTGGGACAA GAGAGATCCATCTGCTCTGATCAACGGGAAAAAGAAGGAGAGTGCGACCGAAGACCCCAGCTCTGAGCAGAACAACAGCAAACCGAAAGCTACACGCAACATCCTCCTCATCAGACACTCCCAGTACAACTTGAGCGGGAATAGTGACAAGGAGAAGATCCTCACTCCTTTAG GCCGTGAACAGGCCGAGCTGACCGGCCAAAGGTTGGCTGCACTTGGATTGAAGTATGATGTGTTAATCCACTCCAGCATGACCAGGGCCACGGAGACAGCAAACATAATCAGTAAATACCTCCCAG GAGTGGAGTTGGTGAGATGTGACTTGCTGCGAGAAGGTGCGCCTATTGAACCGGTTCCACCCGTCACTCACTGGAAGCCTGACGCTGTG TACCACGAAGATGGAGCTCGCATTGAGGCAGCCTTCCGCCGCTACATCCACCGGGCTGACCCCAAACAGAAGGAGGACAGCTATGAGATCATCGTGTGTCATGCCAATGTCATCCGTTATTTTGTCTGCAG GGCTCTTCAGTTTCCTCCAGAGGGCTGGTTACGCATGGGTTTGAATAATGGCAGCATCACATGGCTTACCATCCGCCCCAGCGGTAGGGTGGCCCTCAGGACTCTTGGAGATGCAGGATTTATGCCCGCGGACAAACTAACACGGACCTGA